In Micropterus dolomieu isolate WLL.071019.BEF.003 ecotype Adirondacks linkage group LG17, ASM2129224v1, whole genome shotgun sequence, one genomic interval encodes:
- the sertad3 gene encoding SERTA domain-containing protein 3 has protein sequence MIMKGQKRKLPPEDIEVSDRTSPFWESQRQFVFSVSLNKYQRGQELPEPSLRRSVLIANTLRQVSLEESGAPSVDMEVSQPPCSSSSLLQESNFTGVAAAKHQSAATFANSHSTLASCPLVSLNNLSNCAANRSPASCHSSIPLSVKDEDEDWGSMSTDPDFSLSAAISSILTALDSTIDGSPQPAPRSPLRSLENLSGPSEGGVAWVKQGVRGYGGSWEQQEDCRAWESSMDVMRSSYLSELTVEDLFQDIDTSLLERDMGVLGLRGSGGGYPSGDDLLRYLPPFSSSSSSSNPFSLSLNQSMKCLPSFSSFSPLSSSSSSSPSLSSPPFSSHNHVREGLELEHLMEILVES, from the coding sequence ATGATCATGAAGGGGCAGAAGAGGAAACTACCACCAGAGGACATTGAGGTTTCAGATAGGACCAGCCCCTTCTGGGAGAGCCAGCGgcagtttgtgttttcagtttccctGAACAAGTATCAGCGTGGCCAGGAGCTACCTGAACCCAGCCTTCGGCGGTCCGTTCTGATAGCCAACACACTGCGGCAGGTCAGCCTGGAGGAGTCTGGGGCGCCCTCTGTAGACATGGAGGTGTCTCAACCACCTTGTAGCTCCTCATCTTTACTCCAGGAAAGTAATTTTACTGGAGTTGCTGCAGCAAAACATCAGTCTGCAGCGACGTTTGCTAACAGCCACTCAACTCTTGCCAGCTGTCCTCTGGTTTCTTTAAATAACTTATCAAATTGTGCCGCAAATAGGTCACCAGCAAGCTGCCACTCGAGCATCCCTCTGTCTGTaaaagatgaagatgaggatTGGGGTTCGATGTCCACGGATCCTGATTTCTCCCTTTCAGCTGCCATCTCCTCCATTCTCACTGCACTTGACTCTACCATTGACGGGAGCCCACAGCCAGCTCCACGGTCGCCTCTCAGGTCCTTGGAGAACCTTTCGGGGCCCTCTGAGGGTGGTGTTGCATGGGTGAAGCAGGGAGTCAGAGGTTATGGGGGAAGCTGGGAGCAGCAGGAAGACTGCAGGGCATGGGAGAGCAGCATGGATGTGATGAGGTCCAGCTACCTCAGTGAGCTCACTGTGGAGGATCTGTTCCAGGATATAGACACGTCCCTGCTGGAGAGGGACATGGGAGTACTTGGGCTCAGAGGCAGTGGAGGTGGATACCCAAGCGGGGATGACCTTTTACGGTACCTGCcgcctttctcctcctcctcctcctcctcgaaccccttctctctctccctcaacCAGAGTATGAAATGCCTGCCTTCGTTCTCCTCATTCAGCCCATtgtcttcctcatcctcctcttcaccATCTCTTTCTTCACCACCCTTCTCTAGTCATAATCATGTGAGAGAAGGACTTGAGCTTGAGCATCTGATGGAGATCCTGGTGGAGTCCTGA